In a genomic window of Algoriphagus halophilus:
- a CDS encoding DUF1501 domain-containing protein, with translation MSLHHHDAPLRSSNADLQEIEKKMDRRRFLTKTSLGIGSMALGSLMGMEKIFGQNTPPIPAATNPSMGLGHLPHFVPKAKRVIYLFQAGGPSQLDLYDYKPKLRDLHGQELPDSVRDGQRLTGMSADQSSFPMTSSAFNFKQYGESRAWVSELMPHTAEVVDELCFIKSLQTSQINHDPAITFFQTGHQLPGRPSMGSWLSYGLGSDNENLPAFIVMISKDAVRDQPLYAKLWGNGFLPSQHQGIQFRSGKDPVLYLGNPENYDGNDRREMLDYLKSLNEVQLDTYGDPEINARIAQYEMAFRMQTSVPEVTDMSKEPNWVYEMYGEESRDPGTYAANCLMARKLIENDVKFVQLYHQGWDHHGSLPNGIRNQCQKTDQATAALIKDLKQRGLLEDTLVVWGGEFGRTVYSQGTLSPDNYGRDHHPRCFTKWMAGAGVKPGFSYGETDDFGYNVVKDPVSVHDLQATMLHLFGIDHERLTFKHLGRRYRLTDVEGEVVKGILS, from the coding sequence ATGAGTCTACACCACCATGACGCTCCTTTAAGATCGAGCAATGCAGATCTACAGGAAATAGAAAAGAAGATGGACAGAAGGAGATTTCTGACTAAAACTTCTTTGGGGATAGGCTCCATGGCTTTGGGTTCCCTGATGGGAATGGAGAAAATCTTCGGACAAAACACTCCTCCTATTCCAGCAGCAACAAATCCTTCCATGGGATTGGGTCATTTACCACATTTTGTACCCAAGGCCAAGCGGGTGATTTATCTCTTTCAAGCCGGAGGACCCTCGCAACTGGATTTATACGATTACAAACCAAAGCTCCGGGATCTACACGGGCAGGAGCTTCCCGATTCGGTGCGTGACGGACAGAGACTAACAGGCATGAGTGCCGATCAAAGTTCCTTTCCCATGACTTCCTCCGCCTTTAATTTTAAGCAATACGGAGAAAGCCGGGCTTGGGTGAGTGAACTGATGCCACATACGGCCGAGGTGGTCGATGAGCTTTGCTTTATCAAAAGCTTGCAGACCAGCCAGATCAATCATGATCCTGCCATTACTTTTTTCCAGACGGGGCACCAACTTCCCGGTAGGCCTTCCATGGGTTCCTGGCTGAGCTATGGCTTGGGTTCGGATAATGAAAACCTCCCCGCATTTATCGTGATGATTTCCAAAGATGCCGTGCGGGATCAACCCCTTTATGCCAAGCTTTGGGGAAATGGTTTCCTTCCTTCCCAGCATCAGGGGATTCAGTTCCGCTCCGGAAAAGACCCCGTGCTGTATCTGGGAAATCCTGAAAACTATGATGGAAATGACCGCCGGGAAATGCTCGACTACCTCAAATCACTCAATGAAGTGCAGCTCGATACCTATGGAGATCCGGAGATCAATGCCCGCATTGCACAGTATGAGATGGCTTTCCGCATGCAAACTTCCGTGCCCGAGGTGACTGATATGTCCAAGGAACCGAACTGGGTCTACGAGATGTATGGCGAAGAAAGCCGTGATCCGGGCACCTATGCCGCCAACTGTCTGATGGCCAGAAAGCTGATCGAGAACGATGTGAAATTCGTGCAACTCTACCATCAGGGCTGGGATCATCATGGCAGCCTTCCGAATGGAATAAGAAACCAGTGTCAAAAAACAGATCAGGCCACCGCTGCCTTGATCAAAGACCTCAAACAGCGAGGCTTGCTCGAAGACACCTTGGTGGTCTGGGGTGGAGAATTCGGTAGAACCGTGTACTCTCAGGGCACCCTCTCACCGGATAATTATGGACGCGACCATCATCCCAGATGCTTTACCAAATGGATGGCAGGAGCTGGCGTAAAGCCCGGTTTTAGCTATGGGGAGACCGATGACTTCGGCTACAATGTGGTCAAAGACCCAGTAAGCGTACACGACCTACAAGCCACCATGCTACACCTATTCGGCATCGATCACGAGCGACTTACCTTCAAGCATCTAGGCAGAAGATACCGACTGACAGATGTAGAAGGGGAAGTAGTAAAGGGAATTTTGTCCTAA
- a CDS encoding DUF1553 domain-containing protein: MNLKILSLFLTLILFYSCTPDLPEEVQVAFDELPETLDFNIHVKPILSDKCFACHGPDLAAQKAGLSLHTPEMAFVDLPNSPGKKAITPGNLRKSELFHRIISEDDEFKMPSLESNLTLSAKEKAILIKWIEDGAVYKEHWAFIKPEKHSPPSVKNENWVKNPIDQFVLYKLEEEGITPSPEADKETLLRRLSLDLIGLPPSKSEIETFLADNSENAYQKQVERLLESDHYGEKMAFHWMDIARFADTHGYTVDRYRDASPYRDWVINAFNSNLPYDQFITDQLAGDLLPNPTKDQLIATAFNRIHPQNMEGGIVEEEFRVEYVVDRTSTMAQAFLALTVGCARCHDHKYDPITQKNFYELSSFFNKVDEAGQISWDDAMPVPTMLLTDDKKDQMLDYLQSLQKKEEESLEEVIEAEEKAFTNWLNSKAYQKDATREFPASQIAYYSFESSIQNKLNPAQKGSMESSEVKNQPPNYVDGVRGKGIKLNGDMWLELGGPGAFSKSEPFSVSIWVNIPKSLTTGAIFHSGSGAVLYNWRGYHLSLKDNKLEVLMAHSAPYNAITKLSESDIPRDEWINLTLTYDGSAKAKGLHVYLNGKPFSTITTHDNLYKDILLAGNQPGLQVGAVWRGKGIKGAIADEVSIYDQELSQPEILQIYNRDQYKALLSKNPENLSSDEKAQLKSFYLNNHSIPYQAKLKSLIAFRKAYADSVENIPEMMIMQDMEEPRPTYILTRGEYNNHGEEVFPNTPESVLPMPENLPKNRLGLAKWTTSPENPLTARVAVNRFWQNYFGRGLVATSADFGNQGQLPSHPELLDWLANKFLESGWDVKAMQRLIVTSATYRQASIMSKELEEKDPDNVLLARGPSVRLPGELIRDNALFASGLLNPKIGGKSVYPYQPEGLWRVNSATYVQDKGENLYRRSLYTVWKRSVHNPTLSMFDAPDHSESISKRQETNTPLQALALLNDPTFLEASKVLGEQMAGYSKISEAIQDTFQKLTGRKPLPTELEILLELRESEFQKFTEDKEKLKGWLSAGEYEINTKLDPTQVAANAVVASVIINSDAAITKR; encoded by the coding sequence ATGAACCTGAAGATTCTAAGTCTTTTTTTAACCCTAATACTTTTTTATTCCTGCACTCCTGATCTTCCGGAAGAAGTGCAAGTAGCCTTTGATGAATTGCCGGAAACCTTGGATTTCAATATTCATGTCAAACCCATCTTATCGGACAAGTGCTTTGCTTGCCATGGCCCAGACCTTGCCGCACAAAAAGCAGGTTTAAGTCTTCATACCCCAGAAATGGCTTTCGTTGACTTGCCCAATTCCCCTGGCAAAAAAGCCATTACGCCTGGGAATCTTCGAAAGAGCGAACTATTTCACCGGATTATTTCTGAGGATGATGAGTTTAAAATGCCATCGCTGGAATCCAATCTAACTTTGTCCGCAAAGGAAAAAGCAATCCTGATTAAGTGGATCGAAGATGGCGCAGTGTATAAAGAACATTGGGCATTTATCAAGCCCGAGAAACATAGTCCACCGAGTGTAAAAAATGAAAACTGGGTCAAAAACCCTATCGACCAATTTGTCCTTTACAAACTTGAAGAAGAAGGAATTACTCCTTCTCCAGAGGCGGATAAAGAAACTTTATTAAGAAGATTAAGTCTGGATCTAATCGGGTTGCCTCCCAGCAAATCTGAAATCGAAACCTTTCTCGCTGACAATTCTGAAAATGCCTATCAAAAGCAGGTAGAACGACTCCTTGAATCCGATCATTACGGGGAGAAAATGGCCTTCCATTGGATGGATATCGCCCGATTTGCAGATACGCATGGCTATACGGTGGATCGCTATCGAGATGCTTCCCCTTACCGGGATTGGGTGATCAATGCCTTTAATTCCAACCTACCCTACGATCAATTCATTACCGATCAACTCGCAGGCGACCTGCTTCCCAATCCTACCAAGGATCAACTTATTGCTACGGCTTTCAATCGCATTCATCCCCAAAACATGGAGGGAGGAATAGTCGAGGAAGAATTTCGTGTGGAATATGTAGTGGATCGAACAAGTACCATGGCACAGGCATTTTTAGCTTTGACGGTTGGTTGCGCCAGATGTCATGATCATAAATACGATCCCATCACCCAGAAAAACTTCTACGAACTCAGCAGTTTTTTCAACAAAGTGGATGAAGCAGGCCAAATATCATGGGACGATGCGATGCCTGTTCCCACCATGCTGCTGACTGATGACAAAAAAGATCAGATGCTGGATTATCTGCAATCCCTGCAAAAGAAAGAAGAGGAATCACTTGAAGAGGTGATTGAAGCTGAAGAAAAAGCTTTTACAAATTGGTTGAATTCAAAAGCTTATCAAAAAGATGCAACACGGGAATTCCCAGCCAGTCAAATCGCTTATTATTCCTTTGAATCATCGATCCAAAATAAACTTAACCCAGCCCAGAAAGGATCCATGGAGAGCAGTGAGGTAAAAAACCAACCTCCCAACTATGTAGATGGAGTCCGAGGGAAAGGCATCAAACTGAATGGGGATATGTGGCTTGAACTCGGAGGTCCCGGCGCATTTTCAAAATCCGAACCTTTTTCAGTCAGCATCTGGGTCAATATTCCAAAATCCTTAACCACTGGAGCCATTTTCCATAGCGGTTCGGGTGCAGTTCTTTACAACTGGCGGGGATATCACCTCAGCCTAAAAGACAACAAACTGGAAGTTTTGATGGCGCATTCCGCTCCTTACAATGCCATTACCAAGCTCAGCGAAAGTGATATCCCCAGAGATGAATGGATCAATCTAACCCTCACGTATGATGGTTCGGCCAAGGCTAAAGGTTTGCATGTTTATCTGAATGGAAAACCATTCTCCACCATCACCACCCATGACAATCTTTACAAGGATATTCTTCTTGCAGGAAATCAGCCAGGTTTGCAAGTGGGAGCCGTCTGGAGAGGGAAAGGGATTAAAGGTGCGATAGCGGATGAGGTTAGTATTTATGATCAGGAACTTTCCCAACCCGAAATTCTACAGATCTACAATCGAGACCAATACAAAGCTTTACTTAGTAAGAATCCGGAAAATTTGAGTTCCGATGAAAAGGCTCAACTCAAATCCTTCTATCTAAACAACCATTCTATTCCCTATCAAGCAAAACTTAAATCCTTGATTGCTTTCAGAAAAGCTTATGCGGATTCGGTAGAAAATATCCCTGAAATGATGATCATGCAGGATATGGAAGAGCCAAGACCTACTTACATCCTGACCCGAGGAGAATACAATAATCACGGGGAGGAGGTTTTTCCAAATACCCCGGAAAGCGTCCTTCCTATGCCGGAGAACTTGCCAAAAAACAGATTGGGTTTGGCGAAATGGACTACTTCTCCCGAGAATCCCCTTACGGCTCGGGTGGCAGTGAATCGCTTTTGGCAGAATTACTTCGGAAGGGGTTTGGTTGCTACTTCAGCAGATTTTGGGAATCAGGGACAACTGCCCTCGCATCCGGAATTGCTGGATTGGCTGGCAAATAAGTTTCTGGAATCGGGGTGGGATGTGAAAGCCATGCAACGCCTGATTGTCACTTCTGCGACTTATCGTCAAGCCTCAATAATGAGCAAGGAATTGGAGGAGAAAGATCCGGATAATGTCTTACTGGCAAGAGGGCCTTCGGTACGTTTGCCCGGCGAATTGATCCGTGATAATGCGCTTTTTGCATCGGGATTGCTGAATCCAAAAATCGGTGGAAAAAGTGTCTACCCCTACCAGCCAGAAGGATTGTGGCGGGTAAATTCTGCCACTTACGTTCAGGACAAAGGAGAAAACCTTTATCGCAGAAGTTTGTATACTGTCTGGAAGCGATCGGTGCATAACCCTACCCTATCCATGTTTGATGCGCCGGATCATAGCGAATCCATCAGCAAAAGACAGGAAACAAACACGCCCCTGCAAGCGCTTGCTTTGCTTAACGACCCTACTTTCCTGGAGGCTTCAAAAGTCTTGGGGGAACAGATGGCTGGGTATTCAAAGATTTCCGAAGCCATTCAGGATACTTTTCAAAAGTTGACCGGAAGAAAACCCCTACCGACTGAACTGGAAATACTGCTGGAATTACGGGAAAGCGAGTTTCAAAAATTCACCGAAGACAAAGAAAAACTGAAAGGCTGGCTGAGTGCCGGGGAATATGAAATCAACACTAAGTTAGATCCAACCCAGGTGGCCGCCAACGCAGTGGTCGCCTCGGTGATTATCAATTCAGATGCTGCCATAACCAAACGATAA
- a CDS encoding DUF1593 domain-containing protein, with amino-acid sequence MLISCDPKPEIAEESTPTTEKPRTIVTTDGEIDDVDSFIRMLLYANEFQIEGLIYSSSMWHYKGDGKGTLFTSEMEMTKNIYGAKTDLRWPGVEWMNPLLDAYEEVYPKLSQHAAGFPTADYLRSLVKVGNIDFEGEMEKDTEGSDFVKAKLLDDEMAPIYLQVWGGTNTIARALKSIEDEYKGTPEWDAVYQKVIDKAIIYAILDQDATYRKYIAPNWPDLKIFYNASQFWCFAYDWKRAVPESQHYLFEGEFMGKEIINNHGPLLKQYYSYGDGQKQEGDDEHIHGDPTKLENAQWGTFGVYDFISEGDSPAYLHLINVGLNNLNHPEWGGWGGRLVQSDSLPNRWEDGQNVLDYNPFTEKLDATYPQIRWVEAIQKDFAARADWCVMDYSEANHSPVVKAVGPNQVKANPGESLTLEIETSDPDGDELEVKFWIYQEVGTYQGEAILKGEGNQVIISLDDTSLGQLHVIAEVTDNAEHPMTRYQRFVVEVGE; translated from the coding sequence ATGTTAATTTCCTGTGACCCTAAGCCAGAGATCGCGGAGGAATCTACTCCGACAACGGAAAAGCCTCGAACGATTGTCACTACAGATGGAGAGATTGACGACGTGGATTCATTTATCCGTATGCTTTTATACGCAAATGAATTTCAAATTGAAGGGTTGATTTATAGCAGTTCCATGTGGCATTATAAAGGCGATGGGAAAGGCACCTTGTTCACATCGGAAATGGAGATGACCAAAAATATATATGGAGCAAAAACGGATCTCCGGTGGCCAGGAGTGGAGTGGATGAACCCCTTGTTGGATGCTTATGAGGAGGTGTACCCAAAATTGAGTCAGCATGCAGCCGGTTTTCCTACAGCTGATTATTTGAGGAGCTTGGTCAAAGTGGGGAATATTGATTTTGAAGGGGAAATGGAAAAGGATACTGAGGGGTCGGATTTTGTTAAAGCAAAATTATTGGATGATGAGATGGCCCCCATCTACCTACAGGTTTGGGGTGGTACAAATACCATTGCCCGAGCTTTGAAGTCCATAGAAGATGAATATAAAGGCACTCCGGAATGGGATGCCGTTTACCAAAAAGTAATCGATAAGGCCATTATCTATGCAATTCTGGATCAGGATGCTACCTATAGAAAATACATTGCTCCCAATTGGCCAGATCTGAAGATTTTCTACAATGCCAGTCAGTTTTGGTGTTTTGCTTATGATTGGAAGAGGGCGGTTCCTGAATCCCAGCATTATCTTTTTGAAGGGGAATTTATGGGTAAAGAAATCATCAACAACCATGGTCCTTTATTGAAGCAATATTACAGCTATGGAGATGGGCAAAAGCAGGAAGGAGATGATGAACATATCCATGGAGATCCTACCAAGTTGGAAAATGCACAATGGGGTACGTTTGGGGTGTATGACTTTATTTCTGAAGGGGATTCACCGGCCTATTTGCATTTGATTAATGTGGGACTGAATAACCTTAATCATCCCGAATGGGGTGGCTGGGGAGGAAGATTGGTACAGTCTGATTCGTTACCCAACCGATGGGAAGATGGACAAAATGTATTGGATTACAATCCATTTACAGAGAAGCTAGATGCCACCTATCCTCAGATCCGATGGGTAGAAGCAATTCAAAAGGATTTTGCTGCCAGAGCAGATTGGTGTGTGATGGATTATTCAGAGGCCAACCATTCACCTGTCGTCAAAGCTGTTGGACCCAATCAGGTAAAAGCCAACCCTGGAGAAAGTTTGACTCTGGAAATTGAAACTTCTGATCCGGATGGAGACGAATTGGAAGTTAAGTTCTGGATCTATCAGGAAGTGGGTACCTATCAGGGAGAAGCGATTCTTAAAGGGGAGGGAAATCAAGTGATCATTTCTTTAGATGATACTTCTCTCGGCCAACTTCATGTCATTGCCGAGGTAACAGATAATGCCGAACACCCTATGACTCGGTATCAGAGATTCGTAGTAGAGGTGGGAGAGTAG
- a CDS encoding sulfatase family protein has protein sequence MGQSRLFFGTIFCLCFFFHNTSFAQEEKPNIIFILTDDQRWDALGFSGNGIIQTPEMDRLAGEGIYFQNAFVTTPICAASRASVLTGLYERTHGYTFGQTLQEAYAENSYPSILRKNGYQTGFFGKFGVNYSQLDQLFDVSDSYDRNGKFDDRRGYFYKTINEDTVHLTKYTSHQAQEFIKNSSKEKPFMLSLSFSAPHAHDPAKDQYFWSDDVDELYEKQKFPKAQISSKKYFEEQPEYVKTGENRTRWYWRYDTPEKYQHSMKGYYRMISEVDLEIGKIRKVLEDKGIADNTIIILMGDNGYFQGERQLAGKWLMYDNSIRVPMIIYDPRNPGHRTVPDMTLNIDIAPTILGFAETDIPEAWQGKNLSGYVHGENPAEDRKEFVVEHLWKVKIIAASEGIRTKNWKYFRYQDDMEHEELYDLEKDPMEKNNLAQKSKFQEVLLELRGVLQRQIDLLEEAQVK, from the coding sequence ATGGGACAATCACGACTTTTTTTCGGAACAATCTTTTGTTTATGTTTTTTCTTCCACAATACCTCTTTTGCACAAGAGGAGAAGCCAAATATAATTTTCATTCTTACAGATGATCAGCGCTGGGATGCATTAGGGTTTTCAGGCAATGGGATTATCCAGACACCTGAAATGGATCGATTAGCAGGGGAGGGTATTTACTTTCAAAATGCATTTGTTACCACTCCTATTTGTGCAGCTAGTAGAGCCAGTGTATTGACAGGGTTATATGAACGCACGCACGGGTATACCTTTGGGCAAACCCTTCAAGAAGCCTATGCGGAAAACTCCTATCCTTCTATCTTGAGAAAAAATGGGTATCAAACAGGATTTTTTGGAAAATTTGGAGTCAATTATTCTCAGTTAGATCAATTATTTGATGTTTCAGATAGCTATGATAGAAACGGGAAGTTTGACGATCGACGTGGGTATTTTTATAAAACCATCAATGAAGATACCGTACATTTGACCAAGTATACCTCCCATCAAGCCCAGGAGTTTATTAAGAATTCATCCAAGGAAAAGCCTTTTATGCTCTCCTTGAGTTTCAGTGCTCCTCATGCCCATGATCCTGCGAAGGACCAATATTTCTGGTCAGATGATGTAGATGAATTATACGAGAAACAGAAGTTTCCTAAAGCCCAAATCAGTAGTAAAAAATATTTTGAAGAACAGCCAGAATATGTGAAAACTGGCGAAAATCGTACTCGTTGGTATTGGAGGTATGATACTCCGGAAAAATATCAACATAGTATGAAAGGCTACTACAGAATGATTTCTGAAGTGGATCTAGAAATTGGGAAAATCAGGAAAGTGTTGGAGGACAAGGGAATTGCGGATAATACCATCATCATCTTGATGGGTGATAATGGGTATTTTCAAGGGGAACGACAACTCGCAGGAAAATGGCTGATGTATGATAATTCCATCCGGGTTCCAATGATTATTTATGATCCTAGAAACCCTGGGCATAGAACTGTTCCTGATATGACTTTAAACATTGACATTGCGCCTACAATTCTAGGTTTTGCCGAAACGGATATTCCTGAAGCGTGGCAAGGGAAAAATCTTTCCGGCTATGTGCATGGGGAAAATCCTGCCGAAGACCGCAAAGAATTTGTAGTCGAGCACCTCTGGAAAGTGAAAATTATTGCGGCTAGTGAAGGGATCCGAACCAAAAATTGGAAATATTTTAGGTATCAGGATGATATGGAGCATGAAGAGCTATATGATTTGGAAAAAGATCCCATGGAGAAAAACAACCTAGCTCAAAAGTCTAAATTTCAGGAAGTGCTATTAGAGTTGAGAGGAGTATTGCAACGACAAATAGATTTATTGGAAGAAGCTCAAGTGAAATAA
- a CDS encoding sulfatase-like hydrolase/transferase: MINCKIQPIRLCILILGIFTFNQGILAQKRQPNIILIMADDLGVEIINSYGGTSYSTPFIDAMAAQGAKFEYAFAQPLCTPSRVQLMTGQYNIRNYTVFGQLDRNQTTFANLLKEAGYKTAIAGKWQLGKEQDSPQHFGFDESCLWQHMLGATNKDGFDTRYANPVLEINGVPKHFTGGQFSTDITSDFLIDFIEKNQDQPFFAYYPMIITHCPFVPTPDSKDWDPASPGSPTYKGDPQYFGDMVAYMDKIVGKIIAKVDELGLGEDTIIIFTGDNGTDEPVVSMYRWKEYPGGKKYTTENGIHVPLVVKWDNHIKPGTLSDDLIDFSDFLPTLMEVAGVKTPKNLPLDGISFLPQLLGKKGNSRNWVYSWYTRNGDLESLKEFAWDKEFKLYRTGEFYNIQEDWLEKNPISYEELDRKGKESYKILQSALKKYEGLR; this comes from the coding sequence ATGATTAATTGTAAAATCCAACCTATCAGACTTTGTATATTGATACTTGGAATTTTTACTTTTAATCAAGGCATTCTAGCTCAGAAAAGGCAACCAAATATCATCCTAATCATGGCCGATGACCTTGGTGTAGAAATCATCAATTCTTATGGAGGAACTTCCTACTCCACTCCCTTTATCGATGCCATGGCAGCCCAGGGAGCAAAATTCGAATATGCCTTTGCCCAGCCCCTTTGCACCCCATCAAGAGTTCAGCTCATGACTGGACAGTACAATATCAGAAACTATACTGTTTTTGGTCAACTAGACCGCAATCAGACCACTTTTGCCAATTTGCTGAAAGAAGCAGGATATAAAACTGCCATCGCAGGAAAATGGCAATTAGGGAAAGAGCAGGATTCTCCTCAACATTTTGGCTTTGATGAATCGTGTTTATGGCAGCATATGCTGGGAGCAACCAACAAAGACGGATTTGACACCCGGTACGCTAATCCAGTGTTGGAAATCAATGGAGTCCCCAAACACTTTACCGGAGGTCAATTTTCCACTGACATTACAAGTGACTTCCTGATTGACTTTATCGAAAAGAATCAGGATCAGCCATTTTTTGCCTATTACCCCATGATCATCACCCATTGTCCTTTTGTGCCAACACCAGATTCCAAAGATTGGGATCCGGCTAGTCCCGGCTCTCCAACTTATAAAGGCGATCCTCAATATTTTGGAGACATGGTTGCCTATATGGATAAAATCGTAGGTAAAATCATTGCCAAAGTAGATGAATTGGGATTGGGTGAAGACACTATTATCATTTTCACGGGTGACAATGGAACCGATGAGCCTGTTGTTTCCATGTATAGATGGAAAGAATATCCTGGCGGTAAAAAATACACCACTGAAAATGGGATTCATGTCCCTTTAGTTGTCAAATGGGACAATCATATCAAACCGGGAACCCTAAGTGATGACTTAATCGACTTTAGTGATTTCCTACCTACATTGATGGAAGTAGCCGGAGTCAAAACTCCAAAAAACCTTCCATTAGATGGCATCAGTTTCCTACCACAATTATTAGGTAAAAAAGGAAATTCACGAAATTGGGTGTATAGTTGGTATACTCGAAATGGAGATCTAGAGAGTTTAAAAGAATTTGCTTGGGACAAAGAATTTAAGCTGTATCGCACAGGTGAATTTTACAATATTCAAGAAGACTGGTTGGAAAAAAACCCTATCTCTTATGAAGAGCTAGACCGGAAAGGGAAAGAATCCTATAAGATCCTGCAATCCGCTTTAAAGAAATACGAGGGATTGAGATAA
- a CDS encoding alpha/beta hydrolase — translation MKHSFLFLFLFAFLFVNAYSKTDTVQIASSKTNIVYQAVVVTPASYEQGNELFPTVYLLHGGYGKFSDWTKQISDKSLIQRMSDQYGFIIVMPEGKEFSYYLDSPVDSTSQFESYISKDVIGYIDSNFRTIPKKEGRAITGLSMGGFGSLYISASHPELFIAAGSMSGAVNPDMKEWKLPQEVAKNIEDAFAGILGSKEEFPKRYQEVSIIHKIREYQKHHIRLMIECGVDDFLIEANRELHRRLDFEGISHDYSERDGGHSWKYWENALPYHMLFFANILQK, via the coding sequence ATGAAGCATTCTTTCTTATTCCTTTTTCTTTTCGCATTTCTTTTTGTTAATGCTTATAGCAAAACAGATACAGTACAAATAGCAAGTTCTAAAACAAATATTGTATACCAGGCTGTGGTGGTTACCCCAGCAAGTTATGAACAAGGAAATGAGCTTTTTCCGACGGTTTATTTATTACATGGAGGCTATGGGAAATTTTCTGACTGGACAAAACAGATTTCCGATAAGTCTTTAATTCAAAGAATGTCGGACCAATATGGTTTTATCATAGTGATGCCAGAAGGAAAGGAATTTAGCTATTATCTGGATAGCCCAGTGGATTCTACTAGTCAATTTGAAAGTTATATTTCAAAGGATGTTATAGGCTACATAGATTCAAATTTCAGAACTATTCCAAAAAAAGAAGGAAGAGCGATTACTGGTTTATCGATGGGGGGATTTGGCTCATTATACATTTCGGCTAGTCATCCAGAATTGTTTATAGCTGCTGGAAGTATGAGTGGAGCAGTCAATCCTGATATGAAAGAATGGAAGCTTCCCCAAGAAGTTGCCAAAAATATTGAAGATGCTTTTGCTGGTATTCTGGGAAGTAAAGAGGAATTCCCTAAGCGCTACCAAGAGGTCAGCATCATCCATAAAATAAGGGAATATCAAAAGCATCATATCCGATTAATGATTGAATGTGGGGTGGATGATTTTTTAATTGAAGCAAACAGGGAATTACATAGGAGATTAGATTTCGAAGGAATCTCCCATGATTACAGTGAAAGGGATGGGGGACATTCTTGGAAATATTGGGAAAACGCACTTCCTTATCATATGCTATTCTTTGCAAATATTCTTCAGAAATAA
- a CDS encoding YdeI/OmpD-associated family protein, whose protein sequence is MPKNNQWKEALSLLSQIISKTELVETTKWGMPVFTINDKNVVGYTGFKTHFGLWFYNGVFLSDPYQVLINAQEGKTKAMRQWRFESIEEIDEPKILEYLQEAIQNEKEGKSWKPEKRTNPEIPLLLMQKLEENPDLKSAFLELTPYKQKEHIEYIVGAKREATKMNRLEKIIPMILEGKGLSDKYR, encoded by the coding sequence ATGCCTAAAAACAATCAATGGAAAGAAGCTTTAAGCTTACTCAGTCAAATAATTTCTAAAACCGAATTGGTAGAAACTACCAAATGGGGTATGCCCGTATTTACCATCAATGATAAAAATGTAGTTGGTTATACTGGCTTTAAAACTCACTTTGGACTTTGGTTTTACAATGGTGTTTTTCTTTCAGATCCCTATCAGGTATTGATCAATGCCCAGGAGGGGAAAACGAAAGCCATGCGTCAATGGCGGTTTGAATCCATAGAAGAAATTGATGAACCTAAAATTCTGGAATACCTTCAGGAGGCAATTCAAAATGAAAAAGAGGGAAAGTCCTGGAAGCCTGAAAAAAGAACTAATCCAGAGATTCCATTACTCCTAATGCAGAAATTAGAAGAGAACCCAGATTTAAAAAGTGCCTTCTTAGAACTAACTCCCTATAAGCAAAAAGAACATATAGAATACATCGTTGGAGCAAAAAGAGAAGCCACAAAAATGAATCGTCTTGAAAAGATCATCCCTATGATTTTGGAAGGCAAAGGCTTAAGTGACAAATACAGGTAG